The following are encoded in a window of Brettanomyces bruxellensis chromosome 9, complete sequence genomic DNA:
- a CDS encoding uncharacterized protein (BUSCO:EOG09261OXV), which produces MSEEANEPEEQALAQNIVQLTIVLPEKPAKAGFPVTGDERIYEVAETLGTFPSTKAYTSFNLNYNGKILPSNATISEVISSGPSNSAATGKNSQYPELTLTMSDAPYTERKARDHVIKVREMAALEIPSFQEGMHNFSGVAAGASTYESLALDEVKEKEEEKEEKKEEKKEEKKEEKKEEVENKPTVSEKERKDIDQELEKVLNVHPDASEFAASSSLKLKPALRTLSVSAWTPAAQSRQLQGDLFYLLCQTLEGETYHITANVKGFFVNKSSTNRFDGHERLVAAGNGKSSRKKSKAHSLVTLLKSLSSKFGEQLEANRNVVQNNATETFVIPSNCYLANPWLVKKGEEPRADLGRSQYSYLHYDLKGDTVTDWNQQFQDLRDLPQSSLQEAINKDEVLNNLTFEFTTAAVQGAIATIKGDIAPMNPEEPEKNHIFLKNGIFYSFPTDLTKEFAKSGGDEAARVAAARDLASVRLLNKMNIPGITYLMTTIVDYCGHRVVCQTPAPGIFTKVPEESEAANSDSAFPEIIKHGVVGQGKVLLTDAGIQKKMEAVADEFHLKTHKVWIGTGKDTSEFNTYSRTKGVKGTDGRDYMIDLYRTTPLDIEFIDKYYDPSKKDSYPLGEVTLRHEAVDEWWRRQASVAVRKEAERLEREKKDEDADKTKEAEKQTIAVDPKLFSLNPDAFSLPEAPTKELEAEQKKDEDEVREASKFVQNVLIPEFLEEFEKTDTFLPLDGAHLASIMHDQGINMRYLGVITRLIDERIEKISKEKEERAAKIAKENVVIAAELEKEEKEVTEEMKKVMQTKKGDEARKEIAKLQEKQQKKEEERQKKQSTDISSSDAAYSLRTVKRICIEEAVSRSTKHYLRQALSKTPLVFAPYVISHVHNCLLTPSGGPEVQAAKIDPELKELYDLDEVAPVLKKSAQDVLSEIAEIAHTRFRLELSEGWATKLHPLVVMSNIAKKFGIQWKSREYAFTAEKLEKQISAAKEAVGEAKAQAESQDALKKSRKSKKKNGKKHHHQYHQHAVSEAEIQTSVFVPEDIIGLVPIIKDAPYESTTAANIWTAAVENSQSSKKQAETLQLFQEALATFEQIYGSIHPLTASAVSDLSRVLSKLDQASGAVGLQRKAFQITERIWGVDSYRAVLALNRMALYETENGQYADALKIYRRALNHWLVSYGDESHPTVLSTLSSIAVILQNLKLNEEASKVFQKAIDVSDRTHGVDADVSGLLHFQLAQTLIAQNKSAEAAAECEKAYEIFKPVLGLNNVFTSQARNWSRGLRNYMAEAKIRQEYVKKMGMQKEKEERKGKEDKKEKGGRKLKQKEKRKKNQAEDSNPEIAQKSVDEIMKYINSGSAPEKSKKHHS; this is translated from the coding sequence ATGtcagaagaagcaaatgaACCTGAAGAGCAGGCTCTTGCTCAGAATATCGTCCAATTAACAATTGTTCTTCCAGAAAAACCGGCAAAAGCTGGATTTCCAGTTACAGGAGATGAGAGAATATACGAGGTGGCTGAAACACTAGGAACGTTTCCTTCGACAAAGGCATACACATCGTTTAATTTGAACTACAACGGAAAAATCTTGCCATCGAATGCAACAATTTCCGAAGTTATTTCGTCAGGACCCTCGAATTCAGCTGCAACCGGCAAGAATTCCCAGTATCCAGAGCTTACATTGACCATGAGTGATGCTCCATATACGGAGAGGAAGGCAAGAGATCATGTGATCAAGGTTAGGGAGATGGCGGCACTTGAAATTCCATCTTTTCAGGAGGGAATGCACAATTTCAGCGGTGTGGCAGCAGGTGCTTCGACCTATGAGAGTCTTGCACTTGACGAGgtgaaggaaaaggaagaggagaaggaagagaagaaggaagagaaaaaggaagagaaaaaggaagagaagaaggaggaagtGGAAAATAAACCAACCGTTTCTGAAAAAGAGCGCAAAGACATTGACCAGGAGCTCGAGAAAGTGTTGAATGTCCATCCAGATGCTTCAGAGTTTGCAGCATCGTCATCTCTCAAGCTCAAACCGGCATTGCGCACCTTAAGTGTCTCTGCATGGACACCAGCAGCCCAAAGCCGCCAACTTCAAGGGGATCTTTTTTACTTGCTGTGCCAGACACTTGAAGGTGAGACATATCACATAACTGCCAATGTCAAAGGCTTCTTTGTCAACAAGTCGTCTACCAACAGGTTTGATGGCCACGAGAGGTTGGTTGCAGCTGGAAACGGTAAGTCGAGCCGCAAGAAGTCGAAGGCACACTCTTTGGTGACATTGTTGAAGTCTCTATCGTCGAAATTCGGCGAGCAGCTTGAGGCAAACCGGAATGTGGTCCAGAACAATGCCACCGAGACGTTTGTGATTCCATCAAACTGCTATCTCGCAAATCCATGGCTGGTGAAGAAAGGTGAGGAGCCTAGAGCAGACTTGGGAAGAAGCCAGTACTCTTATTTGCATTACGACTTGAAAGGTGACACTGTTACAGACTGGAACCAGCAATTTCAGGATCTGAGAGATCTGCCACAGAGTTCTCTGCAGGAAGCTATCAATAAGGATGAGGTGTTGAACAATCTTACGTTTGAGTTCACAACTGCAGCCGTTCAGGGTGCCATTGCAACCATCAAGGGAGATATTGCTCCAATGAACCCGGAGGAACCCGAGAAAAACCAcattttcttgaagaaCGGCATCTTCTACTCGTTCCCAACGGACTTGACTAAGGAATTCGCCAAATCTGGAGGTGATGAGGCTGCCAGAGTCGCTGCAGCACGTGACTTGGCGTCTGTCCGGCTTCTCAACAAGATGAACATTCCTGGAATCACCTACTTGATGACCACAATTGTAGATTACTGTGGCCACCGTGTTGTTTGCCAGACTCCGGCCCCAGGTATATTCACAAAGGTGCCAGAGGAGTCTGAGGCAGCAAACTCGGATTCAGCATTTCCAGAAATCATCAAGCACGGAGTTGTTGGCCAGGGAAAAGTATTGCTTACAGATGCCGGAAtccagaagaagatggaggCGGTTGCAGACGAATTCCACTTAAAGACCCACAAGGTGTGGATCGGAACTGGAAAGGACACCTCTGAGTTCAACACCTACTCCAGGACTAAAGGTGTGAAAGGTACCGATGGAAGAGACTACATGATTGATTTGTACCGGACGACACCTTTGGATATCGAGTTTATCGACAAGTACTACGATCCATCGAAGAAAGACTCCTATCCACTCGGCGAGGTCACGTTAAGACACGAAGCTGTGGATGAATGGTGGAGAAGACAGGCCTCAGTTGCCGTCCGGAAGGAGGCAGAGCGTCTTGAGagggagaagaaggatgaagatgcagATAAGACCAAAGAAGCCGAGAAGCAGACCATTGCTGTTGATCCTAAGCTGTTCTCCTTGAATCCAGATGCATTTTCACTACCGGAAGCACCTACCAAGGAGCTTGAGGCTgagcagaagaaagacGAGGATGAGGTCAGAGAGGCCTCGAAGTTCGTCCAGAATGTTCTAATTCCGGAATTCCTCGAGGAGTTCGAGAAGACAGACACGTTCCTTCCATTGGATGGTGCCCACCTGGCCTCTATAATGCACGATCAGGGAATCAACATGCGGTATCTTGGTGTTATCACGAGATTGATCGATGAGAGAATCGAGAAAATTTcgaaggagaaggaggaaagagCTGCAAAGATTGCAAAGGAGAATGTGGTGATCGCTGCGGAACTcgagaaggaggagaaggaggtCACAGAGGAGATGAAAAAGGTGATGCAGACCAAGAAGGGCGATGAGGCCCGGAAGGAAATTGCGAAATTGCAAGAAAAGcagcagaagaaagaggaggaaagaCAGAAGAAGCAGTCCACAGACATCTCTTCAAGCGATGCTGCATACTCGCTACGCACTGTCAAGCGTATCTGCATCGAGGAGGCTGTTTCTCGGTCCACAAAGCACTACTTGAGGCAGGCTTTGAGCAAGACTCCACTAGTTTTTGCACCCTATGTGATCTCGCACGTCCACAACTGTCTTTTGACACCATCGGGTGGCCCAGAAGTGCAGGCTGCAAAGATTGATCCCGAGCTTAAGGAACTTTACGATTTGGATGAGGTGGCACCGGTTTTGAAGAAGTCTGCACAGGACGTGCTTTCCGAAATTGCGGAAATTGCACACACCAGGTTCAGACTCGAGCTCTCCGAGGGTTGGGCCACAAAGCTCCACCCATTGGTGGTGATGTCAAACATTGCAAAGAAGTTTGGCATTCAGTGGAAGAGCAGAGAGTATGCATTCACAGCAGAAAAGCTGGAGAAGCAGATTTCTGCAGCAAAGGAGGCCGTTGGAGAGGCCAAGGCGCAGGCAGAATCTCAGGATGCGTTGAAGAAGAGCagaaagagcaagaagaagaatggtaagaagcatcatcatcaatatcatcagcaTGCAGTTTCAGAGGCAGAAATCCAGACCTCCGTGTTTGTGCCAGAGGACATCATTGGACTCGTTCCAATCATCAAAGACGCACCGTATGAGTCTACCACAGCCGCCAACATCTGGACTGCGGCAGTTGAGAACTCGCAGTCTTCGAAGAAACAGGCAGAGACACTTCAGCTCTTCCAGGAGGCTCTTGCAACCTTCGAGCAGATATACGGAAGCATTCATCCGTTGACGGCATCTGCAGTTTCGGATCTCTCTCGAGTTCTTTCGAAGCTGGACCAGGCTTCAGGGGCTGTTGGGTTGCAACGCAAGGCATTCCAGATTACAGAAAGGATCTGGGGTGTCGATTCATACCGTGCAGTTCTTGCCTTGAACCGGATGGCACTTTACGAGACGGAAAATGGACAATATGCGGATGCGTTGAAGATCTACAGGCGTGCTTTGAACCACTGGCTTGTTTCCTATGGCGATGAAAGCCACCCAACAGTGTTGAGCACACTGTCTTCGATAGCAGTCATACTCCAGAACCTCAAGTTGAACGAGGAGGCCTCGAAAGTCTTCCAGAAGGCGATCGACGTGAGCGATCGGACACATGGCGTTGATGCTGACGTGTCAGGATTGCTTCACTTCCAGCTTGCCCAGACTTTGATAGCCCAGAACAAGTCTGCAGAGGCTGCTGCTGAGTGTGAGAAGGCATACGAGATTTTCAAACCGGTTCTTGGTTTGAACAATGTGTTCACATCTCAGGCGAGAAACTGGTCCCGGGGCCTCCGCAACTATATGGCAGAGGCCAAGATCAGGCAGGAGTatgtgaagaagatgggcatgcagaaggagaaggaagagagaaaggGGAAGGAGgacaagaaggagaaggggGGTAGAAAGTTGaagcagaaggagaagagaaagaagaaccAGGCGGAAGATTCGAACCCTGAGATCGCACAGAAGAGTGTTGATGAGATCATGAAGTACATCAACTCGGGTTCTGCACCTGAGAAGTCGAAGAAGCATCACAGTTGA
- a CDS encoding uncharacterized protein (SECRETED:SignalP(1-18)~BUSCO:EOG09261FH7): MIFRILNAFLLLSIAVHAFYLPGVAPTSYQPGDAVELFVNHITPTVPYDSHDEKRYLYSYDYYNPKFHFCEPEGGRKRQSESLGSVIFGDRIYNSPFHLEMLKNTTCNILCTSKVPQKDTEFFSKAIRTGFQYNWLIDGLPVARNMEDSKTETTYYSSGFALGLVDEDNVAHPYNNFNLFVEYHLREDGNYRVVGVTVYPESLGYKSESEPKCDSPELEPVTFNAEGETKITYTYSVYWIPSDTVWATRWDKYLHVYDPKIQWFSLLNFGFIVIVLSTILFNLLYHQLNKEIIKYNEINLDDDGIDDLGWKMVSGDVFRSPSNPMLLSVLLGSGAQLVLMAVVTCGFALLGLISPSNRGSLSTMVFVLYALFGFVGSFVSGTVYKFFDGQDWRVNMILTPILVPGLIFAAFILLNFSLIFVKSSGAVPIGTMLTIVAIWFVVSLPLSCLGSIFALRRKRIEPSCKVNQIARQIPHQPWCLRLPFLSLAAGIFPFGSIAIEMYFVYKSLWFSRIYYMFGFLFFCFLLMLATTLLVTLLVMYLILSNENYRWQWGSFIVGGGISFYVFVHAILLSKFQIRDLASIILYVGYSLLLSLGVGLMCGTVGFLGSMVFVLTIYKRIKTD; this comes from the coding sequence ATGATATTCAGAATATTGAATgcatttcttctcctcagCATTGCAGTTCACGCATTTTATTTGCCGGGTGTTGCACCAACATCATATCAACCCGGTGATGCTGTGGAACTATTTGTGAATCACATTACACCAACTGTTCCATACGATTCACACGATGAAAAGAGATATTTGTATTCATATGATTATTATAATCCCAAATTTCACTTCTGTGAGCCAGAAGGAGGCCGAAAAAGACAGTCAGAATCACTTGGATCTGTTATTTTTGGTGACAGAATTTACAATTCACCATTTCATTTggaaatgttgaagaacaCCACATGTAATATTCTTTGCACATCAAAAGTTCCACAGAAGGATACTGAGTTTTTCAGTAAGGCAATTAGAACAGGATTCCAATACAACTGGTTGATTGATGGACTTCCGGTGGCTCGAAACATGGAAGATTCAAAGACGGAAACAACTTATTACAGTTCGGGATTTGCCTTAGGCCTTGTCGACGAGGATAATGTTGCCCACCCATACAACAACTTCAATCTTTTTGTGGAGTATCACCTCAGAGAGGATGGCAACTATAGAGTGGTTGGTGTGACTGTTTATCCAGAATCTTTGGGATACAAGTCGGAAAGTGAGCCCAAATGCGATTCGCCAGAGCTTGAGCCGGTCACCTTCAATGCAGAGGGTGAAACAAAGATTACTTACACATACTCAGTTTATTGGATACCATCTGATACAGTGTGGGCCACAAGATGGGATAAATATCTTCATGTTTACGATCCAAAGATCCAATGGTTCTCTCTATTGAACTTTGGCTTTATTGTCATTGTTCTTTCGACCATATTGTTCAACTTGTTATACCACCAGCTCAACAAGGAGATCATAAAGTACAACGAAATAAACTTGGACGATGATGGAATTGATGATTTAGGCTGGAAAATGGTTTCTGGAGACGTGTTCAGATCCCCTTCTAATCCAATGCTTCTTTCCGTGTTACTAGGATCCGGAGCTCAACTCGTTCTAATGGCTGTTGTTACCTGTGGATTTGCACTATTGGGATTGATTTCACCTTCGAACAGGGGCTCTTTATCTACAATGGTGTTTGTACTTTATGCATTGTTTGGATTTGTCGGTTCTTTCGTCTCTGGAACTGTCTACAAGTTTTTTGATGGCCAGGATTGGCGCGTGAATATGATCCTTACTCCAATACTTGTTCCGGGACTAATATTTGCGGCGTTCATTTTACTCAACTTTTCATTGATTTTTGTCAAATCTTCGGGCGCAGTTCCAATCGGAACAATGCTAACAATTGTGGCCATATGGTTTGTTGTGAGTCTTCCACTTTCCTGTTTAGGCTCTATTTTTGCGCTTAGACGCAAAAGAATCGAACCTTCTTGCAAGGTCAACCAAATAGCAAGACAAATTCCACATCAGCCATGGTGTTTAAGGCTTCCATTTTTGTCGTTGGCGGCCGGAATTTTCCCATTCGGATCCATTGCAATCGAGATGTATTTTGTGTACAAATCCCTATGGTTTAGTCGGATTTACTACATGTTcggctttcttttcttctgcttccttCTCATGTTGGCCACTACCCTTCTCGTCACATTGTTGGTGATGTACCTCATCCTATCAAACGAGAATTATAGATGGCAGTGGGGATCATTTATTGTTGGTGGTGGAATCTCCTTCTACGTTTTCGTTCATGCCATTTTACTTTCCAAATTCCAGATTAGGGATCTTGCTTCGATTATTTTGTATGTCGGATATTCCTTGCTTCTCTCACTGGGTGTGGGACTCATGTGCGGAACTGTTGGCTTCCTTGGATCCATGGTATTTGTTTTGACTATATATAAGAGGATTAAAACAGATTAG
- a CDS encoding uncharacterized protein (BUSCO:EOG09260W8D), producing MATSNWSILDTKYAKQVNSLIAPDFTGVSSLIARQAILKGYCPKVSVHSSPTADHVARNYGFSNFLSFLRFFEYDLADSDFCLPSDKGEPNRIVIKFVDSIEHIIETQDANKGSFQGQSAPEKPAGRFPELYGEHVLTNTVSRHMDRVNREIEKTSFYTNARSFSWNAKDLESEGSKVQDSKVQNSKVQNSKVQDSKVQDSKVQDSKVQDSKVQDSKIQDSKVQVEQLEGSIYLSMLSKATSSNTLVPFEFINHPVVNLVVITADITIRDLQAVYSDQKRKYLDLHARFPWLDTSCMMTLFLILVDTDAVEQFQALSGLQDYCVSVLGEDSIGCTFSFEKASNSDAGLPLEKIHADSLDFAAAAKLRPDSMLSVEIAKKVAKPIHSAVDTIVYKKMVPFLRRKIQKWHVEYVVPRKSLTGRLLGAGRLWGSNSSHRSFFSFGYGKEKSESSESGAGDADSTLYNAQQGYYPSASPFVFLRRLGDWYFMMRDYKNAYTVYEMLKKQYLADRAYGYLSSLQEFMIVSLLLGASCKVNPLEKATDGKRVSGITAKIVSDVIAPFLDSSFYSYLSRCSLKTYTIRLTLVTAELFLVLGQSVAYCHERLFSRYALSSEACFIESQKLFKRLVDSKLVDNVCTGVLMQRLSYIYYCNDKPGVSGSEEDNRLQRKSYYTEFNPEKLTFTPTSHFGASRSRKSILWMLLCAKTLDPVINRTQVTLVLWYIENELRQTFHLGPESTVAWPYRKGSLFVALKASLE from the coding sequence ATGGCGACATCAAACTGGTCAATTCTGGATACAAAGTACGCCAAGCAGGTAAATAGTCTAATTGCTCCAGATTTTACAGGTGTTTCATCTTTAATCGCTAGGCAGGCAATACTCAAAGGATACTGTCCCAAAGTCAGCGTTCACAGTTCACCAACCGCTGATCATGTTGCCCGCAATTATGGGTTCTCTAATTTCTTGTCGTTTCTGCGGTTCTTTGAGTATGATTTGGCAGATTCCGATTTCTGCCTCCCATCCGACAAGGGAGAGCCCAATCGCATAGTAATCAAGTTTGTGGACTCGATAGAGCACATAATTGAAACACAAGACGCAAATAAAGGCTCGTTCCAAGGCCAGTCCGCTCCAGAAAAGCCGGCCGGCCGGTTTCCAGAGCTTTATGGTGAGCATGTATTGACCAATACTGTTTCGAGGCATATGGACAGGGTCAACAGAGAGATCGAAAAGACCAGTTTCTACACAAACGCAAGGTCTTTTTCGTGGAATGCCAAAGATTTGGAGTCGGAAGGTTCAAAGGTACAAGATTCAAAGGTGCAGAATTCAAAGGTGCAGAATTCAAAGGTGCAAGATTCAAAGGTGCAAGATTCAAAGGTGCAAGATTCAAAGGTGCAAGATTCAAAGGTGCAAGATTCAAAGATACAAGATTCAAAAGTGCAAGTGGAACAATTAGAGGGATCAATATATTTGTCAATGCTATCGAAAGCAACCTCGTCAAACACACTCGTACCATTTGAGTTTATCAACCATCCGGTTGTCAACCTCGTTGTTATAACGGCGGACATCACGATTCGGGATCTCCAGGCAGTGTACTCTGAccaaaagaggaaatatcTAGATCTCCATGCGAGATTCCCGTGGTTGGACACTTCGTGCATGATGACTTTGTTTCTCATCTTGGTGGATACAGATGCAGTGGAGCAGTTCCAGGCTTTATCCGGCTTGCAGGACTACTGTGTGTCTGTTCTTGGTGAAGACTCCATAGGGTGTACTTTCTCGTTTGAAAAGGCCTCGAATTCTGATGCTGGTCTTCCCCTGGAGAAAATACATGCAGACTCTTTAGATTTTGCAGCCGCGGCTAAGTTACGACCGGACTCTATGCTTTCTGTTGAAATCGCCAAGAAAGTTGCCAAGCCCATTCACTCGGCAGTAGATACGATTgtttacaaaaaaatggtgcCTTTTCTACGTCGGAAGATACAGAAGTGGCACGTAGAGTACGTTGTGCCCAGGAAAAGTCTAACAGGTCGTTTACTCGGTGCTGGTAGACTGTGGGGCTCGAACTCCAGCCATCGGTCGTTTTTCTCGTTTGGGTACGGCAAGGAGAAAAGTGAGAGCTCTGAGAGTGGAGCAGGGGATGCGGATTCAACTCTTTACAATGCTCAGCAGGGATACTATCCGTCCGCTTCACCTTTTGTGTTCCTAAGGAGACTTGGTGACTGGTACTTCATGATGAGAGACTACAAAAACGCGTACACGGTGTACGAAATGCTCAAAAAGCAGTATCTCGCCGATCGGGCATACGGGTACCTTTCCTCATTGCAGGAGTTCATGATAGTATCGTTGCTTCTGGGAGCAAGCTGTAAAGTGAACCCACTTGAGAAGGCAACTGATGGAAAACGAGTGAGTGGCATAACTGCAAAGATTGTAAGTGATGTCATTGCTCCCTTTCTCGACTCCTCGTTCTACTCATATCTTTCTAGATGCAGCTTGAAAACGTACACTATCAGGTTGACACTAGTGACAGCCGAGCTTTTTCTTGTACTAGGCCAATCCGTCGCATATTGCCACGAAAGGCTGTTCTCAAGATATGCTTTATCTTCGGAGGCTTGCTTTATCGAATCCCAGAAGCTATTCAAGCGGTTAGTCGACTCGAAATTGGTCGATAACGTGTGTACTGGTGTGTTGATGCAGCGACTTTCGTATATTTACTACTGCAATGATAAGCCTGGCGTATCCGGCAGTGAGGAAGACAATCGACTACAGAGAAAGTCGTATTACACGGAATTCAACCCTGAGAAGCTGACATTCACTCCTACGTCTCATTTTGGGGCTTCGAGATCCAGGAAATCCATTTTATGGATGCTACTTTGTGCCAAAACGCTTGATCCAGTCATTAATCGCACTCAAGTGACTCTGGTTCTTTGGTACATAGAAAACGAACTTCGACAGACATTTCATCTTGGCCCCGAGTCAACTGTTGCATGGCCATATCGTAAGGGGAGTCTTTTTGTGGCGCTTAAGGCGTCTTTAGAGTAG